The following proteins are co-located in the Candidatus Methanomethylicota archaeon genome:
- the thiI gene encoding tRNA 4-thiouridine(8) synthase ThiI, translating to IKTLVAEKFNFKEGIKVKVSAKRADKNLPFTSIDVNRELGAYLKEKFKVGISLKNPEREIFVELADGKAYIFDRKIKGLYGLPVGVSGKVLHLLSGGIDSPVAAWLLMKRGCEVDFLHFHAFEKFDEEKNAKILKLAKILSQYCFGTRIFFVPFYPFQVEVVEVPPKYRLIIFRRWMVRVAEEIAKQHGIKALGTGENLAQVSSQTLENMAVISQATSLPILRPLLTYDKNEIIELAKRIGTFQISITPYKDCCTLFLAKHPVTKANPKLIEKLEERIELKLAINEALAKTEVVDIKNK from the coding sequence CATCAAAACCTTGGTAGCGGAGAAATTCAACTTTAAAGAAGGCATTAAAGTGAAAGTTTCAGCGAAAAGGGCAGATAAAAATTTACCTTTCACCTCCATAGATGTAAACCGCGAATTAGGCGCTTATCTTAAGGAAAAGTTTAAGGTTGGCATATCTCTTAAAAATCCTGAAAGAGAAATCTTTGTTGAACTCGCCGATGGAAAAGCTTATATCTTCGACAGAAAGATTAAAGGCTTATATGGTTTACCAGTTGGGGTTTCCGGTAAGGTTTTACATTTATTATCTGGAGGAATAGATTCTCCCGTAGCAGCATGGCTCCTTATGAAACGCGGTTGCGAAGTCGACTTCCTACACTTCCATGCTTTCGAAAAATTCGACGAAGAGAAAAATGCCAAAATTTTGAAGCTGGCAAAAATTCTATCACAATACTGTTTTGGGACCAGAATATTTTTCGTCCCCTTCTACCCATTTCAAGTGGAAGTTGTAGAAGTCCCGCCAAAATATAGGTTAATTATATTCAGGAGATGGATGGTTAGAGTCGCTGAGGAAATAGCCAAGCAACATGGCATAAAAGCCCTTGGAACTGGAGAGAACCTTGCACAAGTTTCCTCTCAAACTCTAGAGAATATGGCTGTAATAAGTCAGGCAACCTCACTACCCATCTTAAGACCATTACTAACATACGATAAAAACGAAATAATTGAACTAGCAAAAAGAATAGGGACATTCCAAATTTCCATAACGCCATACAAAGATTGTTGCACTCTTTTCCTCGCGAAACATCCAGTAACAAAGGCTAATCCCAAGCTTATAGAAAAATTGGAGGAAAGAATTGAGTTAAAATTAGCCATAAACGAAGCTCTAGCAAAAACAGAGGTAGTAGACATCAAAAATAAATAG
- a CDS encoding CPBP family intramembrane metalloprotease, translating into MKKLINWKLFGILLGASIFSIIAIIPYVLTLQANLLSKLPMPLHTLLFLQILQNVILFSIFIFVGLYLAKRVGLGMPILESWLEGKEAKTYLKSILGISIGLGVLVGVLLIGIDFLFSVFTKPITVVQIILPPPPIWQGFLACFYGGICEEVAMRLFFMTWLVWIFCKIKKTREGKPTNLDVWLAIIISAILSGLGHLPITSVLIPITPLIVVRAIILNAPAGIIFGWLYWKKGLESAMISHFSADIILHVVFPLFI; encoded by the coding sequence ATGAAAAAGCTGATCAATTGGAAATTATTTGGGATTTTGCTTGGAGCAAGTATTTTTAGTATTATAGCAATCATCCCCTATGTTTTGACCTTGCAAGCCAATTTATTGAGCAAACTCCCCATGCCTCTGCATACGTTGCTGTTTCTTCAAATTCTTCAAAATGTGATTTTGTTTTCGATTTTCATTTTCGTTGGCCTATATTTGGCGAAGAGAGTTGGTCTCGGCATGCCAATCTTAGAGAGTTGGTTAGAAGGTAAAGAAGCAAAAACTTATCTTAAATCGATTCTAGGAATATCCATAGGACTTGGAGTGTTGGTAGGAGTTTTACTAATTGGGATTGATTTTTTATTTTCTGTTTTTACTAAACCAATAACCGTTGTTCAAATAATCCTACCTCCACCACCGATATGGCAAGGATTTCTAGCATGTTTTTATGGAGGAATTTGCGAAGAAGTCGCTATGAGGCTCTTTTTCATGACATGGCTAGTTTGGATATTTTGCAAGATTAAGAAAACAAGGGAAGGCAAACCAACCAATCTAGATGTATGGCTGGCCATTATCATAAGTGCTATATTATCTGGGCTTGGTCATTTGCCTATTACATCCGTTTTAATTCCAATTACACCATTGATAGTTGTTCGTGCTATTATCCTGAATGCTCCTGCCGGAATCATTTTTGGATGGCTTTATTGGAAAAAGGGATTAGAATCAGCGATGATTTCTCATTTCTCCGCTGATATAATATTACATGTGGTTTTTCCATTGTTTATTTAA
- a CDS encoding radical SAM protein has translation MEGYQRFLTPDFKPFDPLKLARETERIVTRWGDEGLERKYTDFYCVPVYRGIATGYAVGCCLRCFYCWSNWSRDFPEKFGRFYSPRQAAQKLFKAAEEGIVYSDYWRKLIPKISKLRISGCEPTIGMEHLIKLLEYVKESRYPLFILETNGIILGSDRSYVKRLAEFKDKLYVRVSFKAATPEGFTWRTGAMGEFYSLPFKALRYLLDEGIYARAAAMTDSRVMPKEERELLIQMLDEIDPEANYPKTLEEEVIDPYDTTIKRVKAYGDRNFAEKLLRELENSPNME, from the coding sequence ATGGAGGGTTATCAGCGTTTCTTAACTCCAGATTTTAAGCCATTCGACCCACTTAAACTTGCAAGGGAAACTGAGAGGATTGTTACTAGGTGGGGGGATGAGGGGTTGGAGAGGAAGTATACTGATTTCTATTGTGTTCCAGTTTATAGGGGGATTGCCACTGGGTATGCTGTTGGTTGTTGTTTGAGATGCTTTTATTGCTGGTCGAATTGGTCTAGGGATTTCCCTGAGAAGTTTGGGAGATTCTATTCTCCAAGGCAAGCTGCACAGAAACTCTTCAAGGCGGCTGAGGAGGGGATAGTATACTCGGATTATTGGAGGAAATTGATACCTAAGATAAGTAAGCTACGCATATCTGGATGTGAGCCAACAATAGGGATGGAGCATCTAATAAAACTCTTAGAATACGTTAAAGAATCAAGGTATCCACTCTTCATACTTGAAACTAATGGGATAATTCTTGGAAGTGATAGGAGTTATGTGAAGAGGCTTGCAGAATTTAAGGATAAACTTTATGTTAGGGTATCATTTAAAGCTGCAACTCCAGAGGGTTTTACTTGGAGAACTGGAGCTATGGGGGAATTCTACAGCCTTCCATTCAAAGCTTTAAGATACTTATTGGATGAGGGGATATATGCGAGGGCTGCTGCAATGACTGATAGTAGGGTTATGCCAAAGGAGGAGAGGGAGCTATTAATACAGATGCTGGATGAAATAGATCCTGAGGCAAATTACCCCAAAACCTTAGAGGAGGAGGTAATAGATCCATATGATACAACCATAAAGCGAGTGAAAGCATATGGGGATAGGAATTTCGCGGAAAAGCTCCTACGTGAACTGGAAAATTCACCCAACATGGAGTAA